One window of the Cryptococcus neoformans var. grubii H99 chromosome 12, complete sequence genome contains the following:
- a CDS encoding allantoin permease: MPIKFSKPDTKKWFKLDYWRLDTPPASYATHDGWSNADVDVVPVEQRNWRAINYLFLWLADGANVGTMQQAGSIVSLGLSWREASVAIAIGNIIIAVVVTLNGVIGSRHHVPFSIASRASLGFYFSYFAVISRLVLGLLYFGINTFIGASCTLICLEAIWPQLKTYNNTLPASQGVTSNKMIAYFVFWAIQFPLVMIPPRKMRWLFFVKSLFAIIAAFATLGWAVKHAGGGGPIFQQRTALTGSTRSWAWLAGVNIAISGKTTLAINIPDLTRYARKTSDAYWQVIFIPVVYWVFSFIGIVIASAGQAIYGTLYWDPTSIVALWTSRAGAFFVAFAFGFATLGTNISTNSIATSNDFAFLVPKWLNIKRGAFITSLLGGWATCPWKIQASATSLTTFLSGYIIVLAPLAAIMIGDYWVLRKTRLHVPMLYQNEGIYKYTWGINWRAFVTLVIVIPINLPGLIHAINPKVPIGNFSYFYKASWLTSFFIAVGIYLIISSIFPPTSTFVDATVESMDEDISDPMADSKGWEKENGREPDRSYPIINSV, translated from the exons ATGCCTATCAAATTCTCCAAGCCAGACACCAAAAAGTGGTTTAAGTTGGACTACTGGCGACTCGACACTCCTCCCGCCTCCTATGCCACTCATGATGGTTGGAGTAACGCGGACGTCGATGTTGTCCCTGTGGAGCAAAGGAACTGGCGAGC TATCAACTACCTTTTCTTATGGTTGGCTGATGGTGCCAATGTTGGTACTATGCAACAGGCCGGCTCCATCGTCTCTCTTGGTTTGAGTTGGAGAGAGGCTTCCGTCGCCAT CGCCATCGGTAACATTATTATTGCCGTCGTGGTCACCCTTAATGGTGTGATTGGCTCTCGACACCATGTTCCCTTTTCCATTGCCTCTCGTGCTTCACTTGGTTTTTACTTCTCCTATTTTGCTGTCATTTCCCGTCTCGTCTTGGGTCTTCTTTATTTTGG TATCAATACCTTCATTGGTGCATCTTGCACCCTCATCTGCCTCGAAGCCATCTGGCCTCAGCTCAAGACGTACAACAACACCTTACCCGCTTCCCAGGGTGTTACTAGCAATAAGATGATTGCGTACTTTGTCTTCTGGGCAA TTCAATTCCCGCTCGTGATGATCCCCCCTAGGAAGATGCGATGGTTATTCTTCGTCAAGTCTCTTTTTGCTATCATTGCTGCTTTCGCTACTCTTGGCTGGGCTGTTAAACATGCTGGCGGTGGCGGTCCCATCTTTCAGCAACGCACCGCTCTCACAGGCTCTACCAGGTCTTGGGCTTGGTTGGCCGGTGTCAATATTGCTATCTCCGGTAAGACCACTCTTGCCATCAACATA CCTGACTTAACTCGATATGCGCGAAAGACTAGTGACGCCTACTGGCAAGTTATCTTCATCCCTGTCGTCTACTGGGTATTTTCGTTCATCGGTATCGTCATTGCTTCTGCCGGTCAG GCCATTTACGGCACCCTCTACTGGGATCCCACTAGTATCGTCGCCCTCTGGACCTCTCGAGCCGGAGCCTTTTTCGTCGCTTTTGCCTTTGGTTTCGCCACCCTCGGTACTAACATTTCTACCAATTCTATCGCCACATCTAACGATTTTGCATTCCTTGTTCCCAAATGGCTGAATATCAAGCGAGGCGCTTTCATTACCTCTCTTTTGGGAGGTTGGGCCACTTGCCCTTGGAAGATCCAAGCTAGTGCCACTT CCTTGACCACCTTCTTGTCAGGTTACATCATCGTCTTAGCTCCTTTGGCA GCCATCATGATTGGGGACTACTGGGTCCTTCGCAAGACCCGCTTACACGTCCCTATGCTCTACCAAAATGAAGGAATTTACAAATACACCTGGGGTATCAATTGGCGAGCCTTTGTAACTCTTGTAATCGTTATCCCCATCAATCTCCCGGGTCTTATCCATGCCATCAACCCCAAAGTCCCCATCGGCAACTTCAGCTACTTCT ACAAGGCTTCTTGGCTCacatctttcttcatcgctGTCGGGATCTATCTTatcatttcttccatcttcccccCTACCTCTACTTTCGTTGATGCCACTGTCGAGAGCATGGACGAGGACATTTCCGATCCCATGGCCGATTCCAAGGgctgggagaaggaaaacgGGCGAGAACCTGACAGGAGCTATCCCATTATCAACTCCGTCTAA
- a CDS encoding alcohol dehydrogenase yields MKAAQIVGFETPYKINDIPKPVPQGNQILLRVKAAGFCHTDEAVKNGYTGARLPLTGGHEGAGLVEAAGGDVTNFTVGDKVAALLFREPCEECGECKNNRAVYCDDVKMNGFNVDGAFAEYMIVDQRFTLHVPKNIDFAQAAAFMCSGATVYNGLKAAKLPPKSVVGIYGIGALGSLGVQFAKAMGYQVIAIDNRPQPLRHIRTLGSLSPDLTFSSDHTVEEGLKAIEEMFPEKILRGVDAMLVTGPQAHEFDYAFKMTAKHGVVVVLSCCNEPMIEIDWKDIVLRDVRVIGGFCATTEATKELLELASMKNVQSKIRTFSLNEVNDLLNAYHQPDMHGKLVVTFD; encoded by the exons ATGAAAGCAGCTCAAATTGTGGGGTTTGAAACCCCTTACAAAATCAACGACATACCAAAACCAGTCCCTCAAGGCAATCAAATTCTGCTTCGCGTCAAGGCAGCCGGTTTCTGTCACACA GATGAGGCTGTCAAAAATGGCTACACTGGTGCGCGTCTACCCCTCACAGGTGGCCATGAAGGGGCTGGCCTCGTTGAGGCTGCCGGAGGAGACGTTACAAACTTTACAGTAGGAGACAAAGTCGCGGCTCTCCTCTTTAGAGAGCCCTGTG AGGAGTGTGGAGAGTGTAAGAACAATAGGGCCGTATACTGTGATGATGTCAAAATGAACGGATT CAATGTTGATGGCGCCTTCGCGGAGTACATGATTGTTGACCAACGTTTCACGCTACATGTACCGAAAAATATCGACTTTGCTCAGGCTGCAGCTTTTATGTGCTCGGGGGCTAC AGTGTACAATGG GTTGAAAGCTGCTAAACTTCCCCCGAAATCGGTAGTGGGTATCTACGGAATAGGTGCACTGGGTAGCCTTGGTGTTCAATTCGCCAAAGCCATG GGCTACCAAGTCATTGCGATCGACAATCGCCCTCAACCACTTAGACATATCAGAACCCTtggctctctttcccctgATCTCACATTCTCCTCTGATCACACTGTTGAGGAGGGTCTCAAGGCAATCGAAGAAATGTTCCCTGAGAAAATTTTGAGAGGCGTAGATGCAATGCTGGTAACTG GCCCACAGGCTCATGAATTTGATTATGCGTTCAAGATGACAGCAAAACATGGTGTTGTTGTGGTTTTAAGCTGTTGCAATGAGCCT ATGATTGAAATCGATTGGAAAGACATTGTCCTGCGGGATGTACGGGTCATAGGTGGATTTTGCGCTACTACAGAAGCTACCAAGGAGCTCCTTGAGCTAGCGTCAATGAAGAATGTGCAAAGCAAGATTAGGACATTTTCGCTCAATGAAGTAAACGATTTGCTTAATGCTTATCACCAG CCGGATATGCATGGGAAACTGGTTGTAACCTTTGACTGA
- a CDS encoding GTP-binding protein ryh1, producing MSNPQTPSSADFSSASTPLKKFKLVFLGEQSVGKTSLITRFMYDTFDNTYQATIGIDFLSKTMYLEDRTLGKLQLSIERFRSLIPSYIRDSSVAVIVYDITNRTSFQNTSKWVDDVRNERGQDVIIVLVGNKTDLNDKRQVTPEDLDKRAKELGVMSIETSAKAGHNVKTLFKKIALALPGGSEAKDNGTTKIDVSASPQEVPQASGCSC from the exons ATGTCGAATCCCCAGACCCCTTCCAGCGCCGACTTCTCCTCTGCCAGTACACCTCTCAAGAAGTTTAAATTGGTGTTCCTTGGGGAACAAAGTGTAGGAAAGACAAGTTTAATCACCCGATTC ATGTACGATACTTTTGATAACACGTATCAAGCAACAATCG GTATCGACTTCTTGTCGAAGACCATGTATCTGGAGGACCGTACG CTGGGTAAGCTTCAGTTAAGTATC GAACGATTCCGGTCGCTCATCCCATCCTACATTAGAGATTCCTCAGTCGCGGTCATTGTGTACGACATCACTA ACCGGACGTCTTTCCAAAATACTTCAAAATGGGTCGATGATGTGCGAAATGAGCGAGGGCAGGACGTTATTATTGTGCTTGTGGGGAACAAGACAGATTTGAATGACAAGCG TCAAGTTACCCCTGAAGATCTTGACAAACGGGCGAAGGAACTCGGCGTGATGTCAATTGAAACCTCTGCCAAAGCCGGCCATAATGTCAAGACGCTATTTAAGAAGATTGCCCTGGCTCTTCCTGGGGGAAGCGAAGCAAAGGACAACGGCACAACAA AAATCGACGTTTCAGCCTCTCCTCAAGAAGTCCCTCAGGCCTCTGGCTGTTCATGCTAG